In a single window of the Micromonospora sp. WMMD1155 genome:
- a CDS encoding class I SAM-dependent methyltransferase produces the protein MHDNGIGHVTTTELSATKVKAARANIEAAGFSDLVTVLEGDALTTLGAVGGPIGLALLDGWKEMCLPVLRLIEDRLATGALVVGDDSTFGSMSDYVTYVRDPGNGYVSIDFPVEDGTELSCWTGR, from the coding sequence GTGCACGACAACGGGATCGGGCACGTCACCACGACCGAGCTCAGCGCGACCAAGGTCAAGGCGGCCCGCGCCAATATCGAGGCGGCCGGGTTCAGCGACCTCGTGACAGTGCTCGAGGGGGATGCGCTGACCACCCTCGGCGCGGTCGGCGGCCCGATCGGCCTGGCGCTGCTCGACGGCTGGAAGGAGATGTGCCTGCCCGTCCTGCGCCTGATCGAGGACCGGCTCGCCACGGGCGCCCTGGTCGTCGGCGACGACTCCACGTTCGGGTCGATGAGCGACTACGTGACCTACGTCCGAGACCCGGGCAACGGCTACGTCAGCATCGACTTCCCGGTCGAGGATGGCACGGAGCTCAGCTGCTGGACGGGCCGCTGA
- a CDS encoding TetR/AcrR family transcriptional regulator, which yields MHRGNRHGRSEAAREAVLQAADDLVAEIGYAKVTIEGIASRAGVAKQTIYRWWRSKTDILIDAFTADSAQELTLPDTGAFRTDLRAHLDELVRFLEVSDSGAAFRALVGQAQHDPELAARLRAEVLLARAVLADAVPQPSDRFPSGICLPAHGAGRGRVQR from the coding sequence ATGCATCGCGGCAACCGGCACGGCCGGAGCGAGGCGGCCCGCGAGGCCGTGCTCCAGGCGGCGGACGACCTCGTCGCCGAGATCGGCTACGCCAAGGTCACCATCGAGGGCATCGCATCCCGGGCCGGCGTCGCCAAGCAGACGATCTACCGGTGGTGGCGTTCCAAGACCGACATCCTGATCGACGCATTCACCGCCGACAGCGCCCAGGAGCTCACGCTGCCCGACACCGGCGCCTTCCGCACCGATTTGCGCGCCCACCTCGACGAGCTGGTCCGCTTCCTCGAGGTGTCCGACTCGGGCGCGGCGTTCCGGGCCCTGGTCGGTCAAGCCCAGCATGATCCGGAGCTGGCCGCCCGGCTGCGCGCGGAGGTTCTGCTTGCCCGAGCCGTCCTGGCTGACGCCGTCCCGCAGCCCTCAGACCGCTTCCCGAGCGGTATATGTCTGCCAGCTCACGGAGCTGGCCGGGGGCGCGTCCAGCGATAA